The genomic interval CATCCAACTCGAAGTCTACCGACGTCGCTACGCCGGCGTCCCGCACGGGCCGGCCCAATCGAAGCTCGTCGATCCAGATCTCACCGGAGATGGGCAACATGCCTTCGTTCCAAACCCCCATCGACAGCTCCCGCACGGCGGCCAGGTTCGGCGCACGTCCGCGGTCCTTGAGCACCACCGCATACGTCGAGTCGGAGCCCCAGACCGTCACCGGTGGATCACCGGGACCACGCGGCGTAAGCAGGAGAGCCTCTTCGGCGCGGCGGCGCAGATCGAACCACTCGACGAAGTCGATCACGATCTCCGGCAACCAATTTCCCGGGGTGACGCCGGCGGAGCTCGCCGGAGCCTGCAGCGGAGTCCGGAACAGGTAGAAGTTCTCCGCGTCGCTCCCCACCTTGAAGAAGAAGTAGTGCGGTCGGTCGGGTCCGAAGTCGCCCTCGCGAGGGACGACCCACAGCTGCGCGCGCCGGTAAGCCAGGAAGTTGCGCGGCCTCTGCGCAAACCGGTGATAGACCTCGGCGCGACTGTGCGCGGGGATGTCTTCGAAGCGGATGCCGAGCGACTTCTCGTTGAACTCGATGCCCTCCCCTGAAAACGCCGAAGTGGGGTTGATGAGCTCTTCCAGCACGCCCGGCGGTGAGGCGTATTCGTCCCCTTCGGTGACCCGTGAGACCGAGGCGACCTCCAATCGGCCGAAGCCCACGAGCGTGTCTCCGATGATGCCGCTCAAGACGCCCTCTCCGGCTCGCTTGATCCAGCGGGAGCCGACGAGTCTCATGCGGGCAATCTGCAGGCGGCGGTTCTCTGCCCCGGAAACGGTAAGGCGCATGTGCCGCACCGCTCGCAGATCCGCATCGCTGAACGCACCACCGACCTCGATCGCATCCGTGCCCCGGATCGGGATCCGGTACAGCTGGAATTCGGTGCCGGTCTCCTCCTTGGTGCGAGCCAAGAAAGGGGACGTGCCATCGAGGCGCACCACGTAGCGGAGGTGTCGCTCGCGTACGTCCAGGTTGCCGTCCTGATCGAGATCTTCGGTATCCTGGCGCCCGTTCCCTCGAGTGCATGGCGCGCGCACGTCGGCGATCCGGTAGATCCGACCGCGCTGACCCTCGCAGGTCTCGTCCCAGACGCCGCGAGAGTCGGCCTCGTCGTTCCAGATCTCTCCAAGCCGGGGATCGGCCTCTTGATCGAGCAGACCAAGTCCCCATCGCTCTCCGGTCGAGGCGCGCAGGCCGGACGTATTCCCGAGCGAGTCTATGAAGAACGCGTCCTCGCTGACTGTGCCGAGGTCGATCACCAGCGTGAGTTCCCGCGCACCTGACGCATAGAACTCGATGAATTCCGTCTTGGTCAGGTCGAGTCCGTTCGTGGACAGCGAGGTCGTGATGGAACGCCAGGACGGCTCCCGCACCGGCCCCTGCCCGAACGACAGGAGCATTCCGGGCTCTCGGACCTCCGCACCTGCGACCCGGATCTCTCGGTCGATGTCGAGTCTGGGGAAGAAGCCCTCGTGAACCCCGACGCTGTCACCGACCACCGACTCGACCACCCAGGAGTGCTGCCAGACCAGGGGGACGGCAGTCGAGGCGTCGAGCGAGGCCGGCAGAGTCGACTCCGCTCCGTCCCTCTGGGTCGGCGCGCTCCCCAACTGCCAGTTGTAGGAGAGCAACGACACCGGGAGCTGAGCCCGGGCGTCGAAGTCGTCGAGAAACGCCTGACCCTTGGTATTGGGGTTCGGTAACGACACGGCGAACTCGCCGTTCACGGAAACCGAGGTCTCGCCGTCGAGGCGCAGCCCGGGAAGCCCGTCGAGCACGCGGTCGAGCCACGCCACCCGAGTCTGGTAGGACCCGCTCACCCCACCGAGCAACGTCGCCCCGGGCTCGGTCCCGAGAATCGGCCGGTTGACAACGGAGCGCTCCGAGCGGTAGAGCCCTAGCACGTCGACGCCTCCTCCCACACCGAGGTCGGCATGTGTGCTGATGCCGAACACCTGGGTCGGCGAGACCTGGAACAACGCACGCTGCTCCCATGTCACACGAACCGGGGCGTCGGGGTTCGCGGCAAAAAGCTGGTCCGGCTCGAGCAGCCGGACCTGGCCGACGTCGTAGTCGATCTCGTAGTCGACCCCCTGCGTCAACAAACGGTCTCCGAGGAAGATGCGTTCGCTCCCGTCTCGGATCCCGAACGCCCCGAGCGAGAAGGACGAGATGACGCCTTGGCTGCGCAGACGGTACCCTAGCGTGAGCCGAAACCGGCCCGCGTTGTCACGCTCGAACGGGTCCTCTTCCTCGTAGATCCGCCCGTTGGCGTCCTCTCCGAGAATCCGGCTGGTTTCGAGGTCCGTGAGCCCCAAGGCCGGAAGCGGCGGTGGCACGGCGAAGGGACGCAGCGTGGGAAAAACCACGAAGGTCCCCTGCACCGGTGGCTGCTCCTGGAAAAACTCCGCACCCGGCGAGTACACGAACGAGGGGTCGAGCGCATCGACGGGAGCCTCCTCGTCGAGGCCGAAGAGTCTGAGGAACGTGACGTCCTCCCCCGTCGGGCCACGCTTGAACGTTCGGCCAGCGGACAGCTCGCCGAGTGAAATCGTGAGCTCCACTGACGAGTGCTCCACGTCAGGCGACCCCGAAACCCGATAGACCTGGTGCATCTCTTGGTCCCACGTGGGCCGGCCAGGTTGATGGTTCGCCCCGGACGCCTTGAGCAGCTTGAGCGTGGGGCGCCCGCCCGCGTTGTGGATCCTCTCCGGGTTGTAGTCCCCGACGGTATCCCCGACCGCGGTCACGTACGTGACCGCGAGCATTTCGTCTCTTCGCAGCGGCGATCGGAGCGCCACCCAGAGTCCGCTCGGGTGCACGAAGTAATCGAGGCCGGGCTGCAAGTATCGGAACCAGCCGGACTCGCCGACGGCGCCCTCCTCGTTCTCGGCGACCGCATCCGCTTGGATGAATCCCTCGACCTGCTGCTGGAAGACCGGATCGTCTTCGAAGCGGTACAGCTGGATCGGGTCGAATCCTGGCGCAACGGACGGCGGCGCGGACGCAGGATCCAAGGCCAACGCGTCAACGTGCGGGTACTCGTCGATCTCGCGCGGGTCGACCAGAAAGAAGAACTGACCCCGCACATAGTCCGCATCATCGAGCACCAGCGTGTCTTGCTGCACGAAGCCGCGCTGGTCGCCGAGACCCGTCAGCCTGAACTGGCGCGAGTTCAGGTCGCCCCTCTGCTGCGCCCACACCGACTGGAACTCCAGCGGGCCGAGCTGTCCCTCCGCCTGGAACCCGAAGTTCCCGGCGGGGATGCCCTCGGTCAGAAAGCGGGAGTTGGTGGGCAACCGGAAGTCGACGTCGCCTACCTCGACACGCTGCAGGATGTCGTCCTCCCGACCCTCGTAGAAGATGTTGATGCGGTTCGAAGCATCGAACTCGCGCGATTGGTCGAAGTCCACATCCACGCGGATGCGGTCCGCGATGGTGCCATCGACCTGCACGCCGAACCGCAGTTCGGGGCTCAGTTGGGGTATGAGATTGGGTCTGCAACTGACCTTGAACCGTTCGTCACACGGCCGGAAACGCGCCCACTCCCCGCCGACCTCCATCCGGCTCGTGACCATCAGAGCCAGGTCGGCGTATTCGCTCTGAAACCTCGGCGGGGCGTCCGGCGCCGCTGGAGCTTCGCCAACACGACGAATTGGTTCTGGCGCGGCCGGCAGGAACAACGTCGAATCAGCCGCGTTCTGCCCGAAGGTGAGCACCCTCCACAGTTGGGTCGGGTCGAGCAGAGGGGCGGCGACGGCGGAGGGAAGCCTCGCAAGGACCAGACCGGGCGCTTCGTGGGCAGCGCGAAGCCCCAGGCGGCCCTCGTACACGGGGATTCGCTTCAACCCGAGCCGCACATGGGGTTCGTCCGCGGCGGCGACCAAGCCCGAACGGACGGTCGTCGCCGGGACTGACAGGTCACTGCGCAGAATCGTGTCGAGCCCGATCTCGAGGCTCGGAACGGCCGCGTGCGCACGGGTCCCGGCGCTGGCTGGAAGCACCGGCATGAGCAACGCCAGCCCGAGCAAGAGCGAAAAAACGCGCACGAGCTCCCTCAGCGGCCGAACAGACGGGTCGGACGCGGGGTAGGGAGTGGCCGACACACTATCAGCCACGACTTCACGGACGCTTCGATGGGCATGGGAGTCCTTACCAGATACCTGATCAGGGTCCACGTCGGCCCCTTCCTGTTCGCCCTCTCGACGCTGACTGCGCTCCTTTTCCTCAACGCAGTCGCACAACGAATCGAGGGGCTCCTGGGCAAAGGGCTCCCGTGGCAGGTGGTTGTTGAGTTTCTGGCCCTCTCCTTACCTCATACGATCGCGTTGTCCCTCCCGATGTCGGTGCTCGTGGCGGTGCTCTACGCATTCAGCGACATGACGTCGTCAAACGAGATCACCGCAATGTCCGCCGGAGGCATTCGCCCGGCGCGCCTCCTCGTACCTCTCGTGGGCATGGGCGCCCTCATGACAGGCGTCATGTTGTACTTCAACGACGTCGTGCTGCCCGAATCCAACCATCGGTTAAAGAACCTCATGGTGGACATCGCTCGCAAGAGCCCGACGCTTGAGTTGCGAGAGCAGATCGTAAACGAGATCCCCATCGAATCGGGGCTCGACAGGTACTTTTTGATCGCGACGCGCATCGACCCCGTTGAGAGTACGCTGGAAGAAGTCACGATTTTCGACGGGAATAATCCGATCCGCCGGCGCACGACGTACGCCGCGCGCGGCGAGATGGTCTTCAATGAGGAGAAGACGGATCTCTACCTGACGCTCTACGACGGCGTCGTGCACGAGGTGCAGAGCGACCGCGTAGGGGGCTTCCAACGCCTCTACTTCGAGAAGCAGATCATCCCGCTGCGCGGTGTCGGGAACGAATTGGTGCGGCGCTTCGGTGGTACCGACCGCTCGGACCGCGAGATGGGCTTCGCTCTGCTCGCCGAGAACGCCAGGGCGAGAGAGATCGAGCTAGACTCAGTGCGGAGCGAGAGTCAGGCCGCGACCTTGGAGGCCGTGAGGCTGGCGCTGGGGCGGCCCACGAGCGACGACTCGGCCGCGGTCGCGAAGCTGCGGGCTGGGCGCGTGCGCGGACTGGTGGCGGTCACCGGGGACGGTGAAACGCTGCTTTCCCGGGACGCGGTCACCCAGGGCGCTGTGATCTCCAGCCGCACACGCGCAATCCGGGCAGCGTCGCTGAGACAGACCGCTTACCGTTACAGGGTCGAGATCCACAAGAAGCTCGCGATCGCCTTCGCGTGCATCGTCTTCACGTTGATCGGCCCGCCCCTCGCGATGCGCTTCCCGCGGGGTGGAGTCGGCATGGTCGTGCTGGCATCGAGCATGATCTTCAGCATCTACTGGACCGGACTCATCGGCGGCGAGATCCTCGCGGACCGCCGCATCGCGGGCCCCGCAGTCACGATGTGGATGGCGAACGTGGTCTTCTTCATCGTCGGCATCGTCTTGGTCAGCCGTATGGGACGCGCGGGCTCTACGATCCGTGGCGGCGGCATGCTCGACGACCTCTTGAGCAACGCGGGCGACAGCCTTGCGCGCCTCCTGGGAGGCCGGAGAGAAGGAGTGGCCCCGTGATCCGGATTCTCGACCGGCTCGTTGCCGGGACCTTCCTGCGCCACTTCCTGGTCTTCGTGTTCGCCGGCCCCCCGCTCCTCGTCATCGGCCACATCACGGAGAACATGGACGACTTCATCGATCGCGGCCTGAGCGTCGCCGAGGTCGCGGAGGCGTACGTGTTCATGATGCCGATGTTCATCAAATGGTCATTCCCGTTCGCTGCCCTGATCGCGGCGGTCTTCACGGTCCACGGAATGACGACCCACCGTGAGCTCGTCGCGGCCAAAGCCGGGGGCATTTCGTTTCATCGCATCATTGTGCCCATCGTGGTGATGGGCGTGCTGCTCACCGGTGTGGCGCTCGCGCTCACCGAGCTCGAGCCGCGCGGCAACCGCATCGCCGCGGCGATCCTACGAAACGAGGATCCGCGGCGCTCTTGGCGCACCGACTTCGTCTACCGCTCCGAGAGCGGTCTGACATGGCAGATCGGTCGACTCACTGCCGGCGACGGGCGCATGACGGGGGTAGTGATCGAGCGTCCACCCAAGGACGGTTCGACCGGACTGCACATACTCGCGGAGTCTGCGGTCTGGGACTCAATACAAGGATGGAGGTTGCAGCGAGGTTATCTGCGCACGCTCACGGCCGATTCGGCGGAGCAGTCCATCCAGTTCAATCGCCTCGTCATGCGGGACATGGTCGAGAGACCGGACGAGCTGTTGGAAGCTCCGCGTGAGCCGGACGAGATGACCTACGCTGAGATCGGTCACCTCGCGGGCATCCTCGAGCGCACGGGGGGCAATGCCGCGGAACTGCTGGTAAAACGTGAGCAGAAGCTGTCGCTCGCGGTCGCAACGCTCGTCGTGCTCTTGTTCGGTGCGCCGCTGGCGACGAGCAACCAGCGGGGTGGGACAGCCTACGGGATAGGCATCTCGCTCGGGACCGTGATCGTCTACATCCTGATGCTCAAGATCTCCGGGGCGGTCGGTGAGGCGGGAGCCATCTCGCCGCTCATGGCGGCGTGGCTCCCCAACTTCGTCTTTTTTGGGGCGGCTCTGGTACTCCTGGCGCGAGTACGCACCTGACCGAAGGGTGCTCCCTGATCGGTGATCGCAGCTTAGTAGCTTACAGGCGCCGCGAATCTCGAGACCCACCCTGCCGCTAGTTCGCCGCTCAGCACTTCCTCGACCGGCCCGCGCAAGACGGTGTGGTACTCGGAGCTCACCGATACCACCAGCGAGCCGCCGGGCATCTCCACCGTGACGTCACCCGCCTCCACGAGCCCTTCAGCCACCGCCGCGACCGCAACCGCGCACGCGCTCGTGCCCGAAGCACTGGTGCGCCCTACGCCCCGCTCCCAGATGAGCGCTCGGACGTGGCCGGGACCGAGCGGCGTCGCGAGCTGTACGTTCGCTCCGTCGCTCAGAGCGGGGTGGGATACCAGGAAGGGGCCGAGACTCTCGAGCAGCTCTTCGGTGAGGTCGGGCACGAGGGTGACTAGGTGTGGATTGCCCACCGAGACCGGGACGACGTGGAGCGGCAGGCCATCCGGACCGGTGAGCCCCCCCTGCGCCTCGAGCGCGGTCGCCTCCAGACCGACGGCTTCGGGCCCGACGCGACACCGCCCCATGTCGACTGAGACATCGTATGTGGCTCCCCGAACCCCGTGGACGGTCATCTCGATCTGAGCCCCACCGACCTCGACCGTGAAGGGCGCCTCGCCCACGAGGCCCTCCCGCGCGAGGTACGACGCCATGATCCGCAGTCCGTTCCCGCTGCGCTCGAACTCGCTGCCGTCGGGGTTGAACATGCGCAACCGAATTCCGTCGAGATCGTGGTCCGCGAGAAGCACCACGACCCCGTCTGAACCGACACCCCGGTGCCGATCGCACACGGCCTCGACCGCCTCGGGAGTCGCCGCCCAAGCCGAACCCTCCCGGAAGACCAGGTAGTCGTTCCCTAAACCGTGTGCCTTGTAGAACGAAGTGCCGAGACTGGGTCGGGGAGGCCAGCGTTTCATGAGTCGTTTCGTTTGGTGTCGGGTGGCTTGGCTCGCGCGCCCCGTCAACTTGGCGCTCCCGGTGACCGACGCTAGTTTCCTGTGAGTAGATTTTGGGGCGATTTGAGGAATATTGCGGCCCGCGGGATTCGTCCACGGTGATGAGCCCGCGAACGAGCTAAAAGACCAACGCCCCGTCGCGCACTGTCGCGAGGGGCCTTTTTTTGTCGAGGGATCAATGGCGTCATCCGCGGGTCGGGCCCGTTTGATTCGGGAAGAGTTGCAGCGCAGGATCCTCGTCCTCGACGGCGCCATGGGCACCATGATCCAGCATCACGATCTGAGCGAAGAGGACTTCCGCGGTCAGCGCTTCACCGACACCGACTCCGACCTTTTCGGAGCCAATGACATCCTGTGCCTTTCGCAGCCCGATTTGATTCGCGGGATCCATGTGGAGTACCTGGAGGCGGGCGCAGACCTGATCGAGACCAATACGTTCAGCGCCAATCGGATCTCACTCGCGGACTACGGGCTGCAAGAGATCGCACGTGAGCTCAATCGCGCGGCCGCCCGTCTCGCGCGCGACGCCGCGGACGACATCGAGGCGCGCGATCCCTCCCGCACGTGCTGGGTCGCTGGCGCGCTCGGCCCCACCAACCGCACGGCATCCATCTCGCCCGACGTGGGTGATCCCGGCGCGCGCAACGTCACCTTCGATGAGCTCGTGCGCGCGTTCCAGGAACAGGCGCATGGCCTGCTCGAAGGCGGAGTCGACATCCTTCTCATCGAGACTGCGTTCGACACGCTGAACGCAAAAGCGGCGCTGTACGCGCTCTCTCTGGTGCTCGCCGAAGCGGGGGTCGATACGCCGGTGATGATGTCCGGGACGATCACCGACCAGAGCGGGCGCACGCTCTCCGGCCAGACGCCCGAGGCGTTCTACAACGCGATCGTACACGGCGTGCACCCGGGACCGGGTCGCGAGAGCGGGCTACTCAGTGTAGGGCTCAACTGCGCGCTCGGAATCGACCAGCTGCGACCGCACCTGGAAGAGCTGTCCGACGTAGCTCGGCTTCCCATCAGCTGCTATCCCAATGCAGGGCTTCCGAACGAGTTCGGCGAATACGACGACACTCCGGAGCACATGGCGAGCGTGACGTCGGACTTCGTGGACGCGGGATTCCTGAACATCGTGGGCGGCTGCTGCGGGACGACCCCAGACCACATCAGGGCGATCGCAGATATCGTCGCGGGGCGGGCGCCGCGCACCGTCCCCGAGCCGCCTCGACGTACGCGGCTGTCCGGTCTCGAGCCGCTGACGATCGGTCCTGACTCGCTGTTCGTGAACGTCGGCGAACGCACCAACGTCTCGGGCTCCAAGCGCTTCGCAAGCCTCATCGAGGAAGGTGACTACGAGGCCGCGGTCGAGGTCGCCCGTCAGCAGGTGCAGGGCGGAGCCCAGATCATCGATGTGAACATGGACGAGGGGCTGCTCGACGGAGTCGCCGCGATGCCGCGCTTCCTCAACCTCCTCGCGTCCGAGCCGGAGATCGCGCGCATCCCGGTGATGGTCGACTCCTCCGACTGGGACGTGATCGAGGCCGGCCTCAAGACGCTTCAGGGCAAGGGCGTCGTGAATTCGATCTCGCTGAAGGACGGCGAGGACACGTTCCGCGAGCGAGCGCGCCTCGTGCGCCGGTACGGCGCCGCAGCAGTCGTGATGGCGTTCGACGAAGAGGGCCAGGCGGACACCCTTGAGCGCAAAGTCGAGATCTGTGAGCGCGTCTACAGGATCCTCGTAGACGAAGAGGGCTTCCTTCCCGAGGATATCATCTTCGACGCCAACGTCTTCGCCGTGGCAACCGGAATGGAAGAGCACGACGAATACGCGATCCGGTTCATCGAGGCGGTACGGCAAATCAAACAATCGTGTCCGCACGCGCTGACGAGCGGCGGCATCAGCAACGTTTCGTTCTCCTTTCGGGGCAGCCCAGAGGTGAGAGAGGCGATGCACACGGCCTTCCTCTACCACGCGATCGCCGCAGGGCTCGACATGGGCATCGTGAACGCGGGTGCCTTGCCGGTCTACGATGAGATTCCAGCAGAGCTGCTCGAGCCCGTGGAGGATGTGCTCTTCGCGCGATCTCCAGACGCCACCGAAACCCTCACTCAAATCGCTCTGAACCGGTCCGGCACCACGGAACGCCGCACCGAGGAGGACCTGACGTGGCGGACGCTCGACGTTCATGAGCGGCTGAAGCACGCGCTCGTGCAGGGCATCGACAAGTTCGTCGAGGAGGACGCGGAAGCAGCGCGCCAGGAGCTTCCGCTGGCGCTCCACGTCATCGAGGGCCCGCTCATGGATGGAATGAATGTCGTCGGCGACCTCTTCGGCAGCGGACGCATGTTCTTGCCACAGGTCGTGAAGAGCGCGCGAGTGATGAAGAAGGCGGTGGCGTACCTGACTCCGTTCCTGGAAGCGGAGAAGTCGGGCGCGACCGACAAGGGCACCGTGCTGCTCGCCACGGTGAAAGGTGACGTGCACGACATCGGCAAGAGCATCGTGGGCGTCGTGCTTCAGTGTAACGGCTACTCGGTGATCGACCTCGGGGTCATGGTGCCCGCCGAGCGCATCCTGGAAACCGCGCGCGCGCAGAAGGTCGACGTGATCGGCCTGTCCGGGCTGATCACACCGTCGCTTGTCCAGATGGTGCACGTCGCCAAGGAGATGCAGAGGACGGGCTTCGACACGCCGCTCCTGATCGGGGGCGCGACGACATCAAAGGCGCACACCGCTGTGAAGATCGAGCGCAACTACGACGGCGCGACCGTGCACGTGCTGGACGCCTCCCGAGCGGTCGGGGTCGTGTCCGCGCTGCTCGATGAAGAGCGTCGAGACGGCTACATCGCCGAGGTGCGAGCTGGTTATGAGTCCGAGCGCGAGCGGCGTGCGCAGCGCACCGCTCGAACAGAGTTGCTGTCGATCGCGGTGGCCCGCGAGCGCGCCGAGAAGCTGGATTGGTCCTCGTACGACCCGCCAGCACCGTTGCGGCAAGGGGTTCATGTCTTCGACGTGGAGATCGCGGAACTGCGGCCATACATCGATTGGACGCCCTTCTTCCAGGCCTGGGAGTTGGCAGGCAAATATCCGGCGATCCTCGACGACGAGATCGTCGGCGAACAGGCTCAGAGCCTATGGGCCGATGCCGGGGCGCTCCTGGACCGTCTCGTAACCGATGGTCGGGTGCGCGCGCGCGCCGTCGTGGGCTTCTTCCCTGCCAACGCGATCGGCGACGACGTCGAGCTGTACACATCAGCTGACCGCACAGAACGCCTCACCGTGCTCCACCATCTTCGTCAACAGTTCGCGAAGGGTGGGAGGGCGAACCGCTGTTTGGCGGATTTCGTCGCTCCGGCTGACGCCGGCAAACCCGACTGGGTCGGTGGCTTCGCGGTTACGGCCGGCATTGGCGTAGAGGAGATGGCGCGCGAGCTGGAGGACGCCAACGACGACTACAGCGCGATTCTGGTGAAGTCGGTCGCGGACCGGCTCGCGGAGGCACTCGCCGAGCTCATGCACGAACGCGTCCGCCGCGAACTGTGGGGGTACACTCCGGAAGAACAGTTGTCGAACGACGCGCTCGTCCGGGAGACGTACCGAGGGATCCGGCCGGCCCCCGGTTACCCCGCGTGTCCGGACCATACCGAGAAGCGCACACTCTTCGAGCTGCTGGACGTCGAGAAGTCGCTCGGCATCGAGCTCACAGAGAGCTTCGCGATGACCCCGACGGCATCCGTGAGCGGTTGGTACCTGTCGCATCCCGACGCGGTGTACTTCGGCGTGGGCCGCATCGCGCGCGATCAAGTCGAGGATTACGCCAGGCGAAAAGGGTGGACCATGGAAGAAGCGGAGCTCTGGTTGTCGCCCAATCTCGGTTACGATCCGGAAGGAGACACACCGTGAGAGCATTGATCGAGGACGACCTCGTTCACGTATTCGATGGCGCGATGGGTACGCTGCTCTACGGCCGAGGTGTGTTCGTCAACGTTTGCTACGACGAGCTCAACAGGCGCCGACCCGAGCTCGTGCGTCAGATCCACGACGAGTATGTCGCGGCCGGCGCCGAGATTCTCGAGACGAACACGTTCGGCGCCAACCCGGTGAAGCTGTCGTCGTATGGGTTGGCCGAGCAAACCGAAGAGATCAACCGGGTAGCCGCCGAGCTGGCGCGAGCCGCTGCGGGCGACCGCGCTAGCGTCGCAGGCGCCATCGGCCCGCTCGGCATTCGCATCGAGCCATGGGGCCCGACCGCGCGGGACGAGGCGGTCAACTTCTTCAGAAGACAGGTGAACGGGCTTCTCGAGGGGGAGGTCGATGGATTCGTGCTCGAGACGTTCTCAGACATGAGCGAGATCGGATGCGCGGTCGCGGCCGTGCGAGGACTGAGCGACCTGCCGATCATAGCCCAGATGACCGTGGGGCCGGGCGGCAAGACCGCTTATGGAAACGACGCGACGCTGATCGCCCGTGAACTGACCGAGCTTGGAGTCGACGTCGTCGGCCTCAACTGTTCGGTCGGCCCAGCGGTCATGCTCGATGCCATCGAGGAGATGGCAGAGGTGACCAACTTGCCGCTGATCGCTCAGCCCAACGCCGGCCTGCCCCGCACCGTGCGAGATCGGAAGATGTATCTCGCCAGCCCCGAATACATGGCGCAATATGCGAAGCGCATGATCGATGCCGGCGCGCGCTTCGTAGGGGGGTGCTGCGGCACGACCCCGGACCACGTGAAGCAGATCCGGATCGCGGTAGCTTCGGTGCAACCGAAGAGCGTCGTCGTCGCCGAGCCCGTGGCGGCAGCAGGCGTCGAGGCAGCCCGAGAACCGGTACCGCTCGATGTTCGCTCCGCATGGGGCCGCAAGCTGGCTCGGGGAGAGCCGGTGGTGTCGGTGGAGATCATTCCTCCGCGCGGTTGGGACCGAGTCGCGCTCATCGAGCCCGCCCGGCGCTTGAAGGTCGCGGGGGTCGACACGCTGGCGATCGTGGACAATCCGAGATCGGTCAGCCGAATGGGCGCTCTCTCTGCCGCGCTGATCGTCGAACACGAGGTCGGCATCGAATCGCTGGTTCACTACACCTGTAGGGACCGCAACATGCTCGGCATGATCTCGGACCTCC from Gemmatimonadota bacterium carries:
- the sprA gene encoding cell surface protein SprA, with protein sequence MRVFSLLLGLALLMPVLPASAGTRAHAAVPSLEIGLDTILRSDLSVPATTVRSGLVAAADEPHVRLGLKRIPVYEGRLGLRAAHEAPGLVLARLPSAVAAPLLDPTQLWRVLTFGQNAADSTLFLPAAPEPIRRVGEAPAAPDAPPRFQSEYADLALMVTSRMEVGGEWARFRPCDERFKVSCRPNLIPQLSPELRFGVQVDGTIADRIRVDVDFDQSREFDASNRINIFYEGREDDILQRVEVGDVDFRLPTNSRFLTEGIPAGNFGFQAEGQLGPLEFQSVWAQQRGDLNSRQFRLTGLGDQRGFVQQDTLVLDDADYVRGQFFFLVDPREIDEYPHVDALALDPASAPPSVAPGFDPIQLYRFEDDPVFQQQVEGFIQADAVAENEEGAVGESGWFRYLQPGLDYFVHPSGLWVALRSPLRRDEMLAVTYVTAVGDTVGDYNPERIHNAGGRPTLKLLKASGANHQPGRPTWDQEMHQVYRVSGSPDVEHSSVELTISLGELSAGRTFKRGPTGEDVTFLRLFGLDEEAPVDALDPSFVYSPGAEFFQEQPPVQGTFVVFPTLRPFAVPPPLPALGLTDLETSRILGEDANGRIYEEEDPFERDNAGRFRLTLGYRLRSQGVISSFSLGAFGIRDGSERIFLGDRLLTQGVDYEIDYDVGQVRLLEPDQLFAANPDAPVRVTWEQRALFQVSPTQVFGISTHADLGVGGGVDVLGLYRSERSVVNRPILGTEPGATLLGGVSGSYQTRVAWLDRVLDGLPGLRLDGETSVSVNGEFAVSLPNPNTKGQAFLDDFDARAQLPVSLLSYNWQLGSAPTQRDGAESTLPASLDASTAVPLVWQHSWVVESVVGDSVGVHEGFFPRLDIDREIRVAGAEVREPGMLLSFGQGPVREPSWRSITTSLSTNGLDLTKTEFIEFYASGARELTLVIDLGTVSEDAFFIDSLGNTSGLRASTGERWGLGLLDQEADPRLGEIWNDEADSRGVWDETCEGQRGRIYRIADVRAPCTRGNGRQDTEDLDQDGNLDVRERHLRYVVRLDGTSPFLARTKEETGTEFQLYRIPIRGTDAIEVGGAFSDADLRAVRHMRLTVSGAENRRLQIARMRLVGSRWIKRAGEGVLSGIIGDTLVGFGRLEVASVSRVTEGDEYASPPGVLEELINPTSAFSGEGIEFNEKSLGIRFEDIPAHSRAEVYHRFAQRPRNFLAYRRAQLWVVPREGDFGPDRPHYFFFKVGSDAENFYLFRTPLQAPASSAGVTPGNWLPEIVIDFVEWFDLRRRAEEALLLTPRGPGDPPVTVWGSDSTYAVVLKDRGRAPNLAAVRELSMGVWNEGMLPISGEIWIDELRLGRPVRDAGVATSVDFELDGAGVLTTRANLTSRGAFFRQLRDDPTYQNDRTINVRSTLALDRWMPAEWGIDLPVTLEHDRATQAPLFLANSDVRADRLEGLRATDTRQTRVGLSFRKRTRSANPWVGLVVDGLNARLAYSTVAGSSVTTEHDARAVDAGLAWARDPGVRDFAVVPGFATDAVRALLPGFLEEKVLGSRFRWSPERVSIGTSYSRIDNRILRFDRITEHADDSLSLVTRAPREAFQTATDVRFRPLPPLSASITMASVRDVLPPEEAVSDERVRELIRAERTRAAGLDLGWETSRSLQTRVSFGPSVLSWLRSDFDWNTVYRTDRNANLLDRQILDGDTTLALARNASGRRDWRANFSLDPTRMVESWLGPGQEDDPASIAEFRSAIRALRPLTVTYQDGIVSRFNRDPVDPGLGYQFGFGGPEGFRIIEGDTAATFTDRSAWTLGWGVVLPGGFGIDAGFQQTEATTLDTRSDRRTVLKRWPDVRARLPALTLPAATKIRSVSLSSGITRIERETEFGGGGVQRRFDEDVQIPINLSVAWRGTLVTSYRGAFREGRGVDPTGNTERDRREHHITVSSLFVPPGGLAHRLDRAVRLSLIAGYTSERECRTTTARQECVAFLDQILRSVNLSLDTSVNGFEIGVQMSYDDRQSFVGQRTGSTQFQLMLWGQLQFSAGTIPRRPRGP
- a CDS encoding LptF/LptG family permease, with protein sequence MGMGVLTRYLIRVHVGPFLFALSTLTALLFLNAVAQRIEGLLGKGLPWQVVVEFLALSLPHTIALSLPMSVLVAVLYAFSDMTSSNEITAMSAGGIRPARLLVPLVGMGALMTGVMLYFNDVVLPESNHRLKNLMVDIARKSPTLELREQIVNEIPIESGLDRYFLIATRIDPVESTLEEVTIFDGNNPIRRRTTYAARGEMVFNEEKTDLYLTLYDGVVHEVQSDRVGGFQRLYFEKQIIPLRGVGNELVRRFGGTDRSDREMGFALLAENARAREIELDSVRSESQAATLEAVRLALGRPTSDDSAAVAKLRAGRVRGLVAVTGDGETLLSRDAVTQGAVISSRTRAIRAASLRQTAYRYRVEIHKKLAIAFACIVFTLIGPPLAMRFPRGGVGMVVLASSMIFSIYWTGLIGGEILADRRIAGPAVTMWMANVVFFIVGIVLVSRMGRAGSTIRGGGMLDDLLSNAGDSLARLLGGRREGVAP
- a CDS encoding LptF/LptG family permease, whose amino-acid sequence is MIRILDRLVAGTFLRHFLVFVFAGPPLLVIGHITENMDDFIDRGLSVAEVAEAYVFMMPMFIKWSFPFAALIAAVFTVHGMTTHRELVAAKAGGISFHRIIVPIVVMGVLLTGVALALTELEPRGNRIAAAILRNEDPRRSWRTDFVYRSESGLTWQIGRLTAGDGRMTGVVIERPPKDGSTGLHILAESAVWDSIQGWRLQRGYLRTLTADSAEQSIQFNRLVMRDMVERPDELLEAPREPDEMTYAEIGHLAGILERTGGNAAELLVKREQKLSLAVATLVVLLFGAPLATSNQRGGTAYGIGISLGTVIVYILMLKISGAVGEAGAISPLMAAWLPNFVFFGAALVLLARVRT